Proteins found in one bacterium genomic segment:
- a CDS encoding T9SS type A sorting domain-containing protein, with protein sequence MKTLIWLALMGLCLFLGEAKACEGPWRCLGRPASSIVCALPDPVDQTQILAGTYANWQDPTSGGVYWCADSDTVWQYAGLRGRRIFSLACYPYCRPNVFAGTDIGLYMRIGDTTWTRLPVGGGFPWVYGSEFLICPFDTSVWLYSLRDTDFGGYLRLSRNSGNRWIYVVEAGDIGNLQWSSVSDRTFYYERDYGLYRADMTPDTITSMVLPFPQEVVGLAGHPQQPWIYIGGAYHVGRYDEITGDTMMVNLPSGVTHVYKIAYAEDGLLVRTYQGLYHVSDDLTDWQLLDDSLNTGPAQFLYASPDRCLSSAAGRIYISASPNAVSPPRPSLLTPTLSVYPNPSNGGFVVSYDRPAWLRVYDILGQEVYSQTVERPGSIWLDLPGLSSGIYFLKATNTTDSRKSSPAVKITLIK encoded by the coding sequence ATGAAAACTCTGATTTGGCTTGCTTTGATGGGTTTATGCCTCTTCTTGGGAGAGGCCAAGGCTTGCGAAGGTCCGTGGCGGTGCTTGGGGCGGCCAGCATCGAGTATCGTGTGCGCGCTGCCGGATCCGGTAGACCAAACGCAGATCCTCGCCGGAACGTATGCGAATTGGCAGGACCCAACCAGTGGTGGTGTTTACTGGTGCGCCGACAGCGACACGGTATGGCAATATGCAGGATTGCGTGGACGCCGCATTTTTAGTCTTGCCTGTTACCCCTATTGCCGGCCCAATGTCTTCGCGGGAACGGATATCGGATTGTATATGCGGATCGGAGATACCACATGGACGAGACTGCCGGTCGGTGGTGGCTTTCCCTGGGTCTATGGCTCAGAATTCCTGATCTGCCCCTTTGATACGTCGGTGTGGCTGTACTCTCTTCGTGATACCGATTTTGGCGGATATCTCCGTCTTTCCCGCAATAGCGGAAATCGGTGGATCTATGTGGTCGAAGCGGGTGACATCGGTAACCTGCAATGGTCGAGCGTGTCTGACCGCACCTTTTATTATGAACGAGACTACGGTCTTTACCGCGCCGACATGACTCCCGATACTATCACCAGCATGGTCTTGCCGTTCCCACAAGAGGTAGTAGGACTCGCAGGTCATCCGCAGCAGCCGTGGATCTACATTGGCGGTGCGTACCACGTCGGCCGCTATGACGAAATCACAGGCGACACGATGATGGTTAACTTGCCCTCTGGGGTAACCCATGTCTACAAGATCGCCTATGCCGAGGATGGCCTGCTGGTGAGGACCTACCAAGGGCTCTACCACGTATCCGATGACCTAACCGATTGGCAGTTGTTGGACGACTCGCTGAACACGGGTCCCGCCCAATTCCTTTACGCGTCACCGGATCGGTGTTTATCGAGTGCTGCCGGGCGGATCTACATATCCGCTTCTCCGAATGCGGTATCTCCCCCGCGCCCGTCCCTGCTGACACCAACCCTTTCAGTCTACCCCAACCCGAGCAACGGCGGTTTTGTGGTCTCCTATGATCGTCCAGCGTGGCTTCGTGTCTATGATATTCTTGGGCAGGAGGTTTATTCGCAAACCGTCGAACGTCCCGGCTCAATCTGGCTGGATCTGCCGGGGCTGTCATCCGGCATCTACTTTCTGAAAGCGACAAACACAACAGACAGCCGGAAAAGTAGTCCGGCTGTGAAAATAACTCTTATCAAATGA
- the acsA gene encoding acetate--CoA ligase, producing MSNIGSYETRLENFDWSIAEEELGFQTGDSINIGWHCSDRICNNGFADKLALIWEDHSGTEKRFTYDDVRILSNTIATYLGKLGIHPGERVCLFMDRVPELYIGFLGVLKMGAIVQPLFSAFGDESLWTRLNNAGTTAIITQKKHVTKVRKILGTLPNLRHIIVVDAADMPLKEREVAMDMEGMERVTDYDCFPSSAETPSVLHYTSGTTGQPKGAQHVHYSLISQYLTSKWVLDLKPDDIYWCNADPGWVTGTSYGIIGPWSNGITQVVLDSGFNTERWYRLIEKHKISVWYSAPTAIRLLMREGTDVVRKFDLSCLRHLASVGEPLNAEAVLWSIEAFGKPFHDTFWQTETGSIMITNFPGMKVKPGSMGKPFPGITGTVLNPQTYEPYDHPGNVGLIALKPGWPSMIRGYYNNPTGYAGKFKNGWFLCGDRASIDSEGYFWFVGRDDDVINTGGHLVGPFEIESALLEHPAVAESAAVAKPDKVNMEVVKAFVALKPGYEAGDDLELEIMNHIRKRLSPLAMPQEIEFVESLPKTRSGKIIRRILRCQEFGEPVGDISTLMNE from the coding sequence ATGAGTAACATCGGTTCCTATGAAACGCGCCTGGAGAACTTCGACTGGTCCATCGCCGAAGAAGAACTGGGCTTCCAGACCGGCGATTCGATCAATATCGGCTGGCATTGCAGCGACCGCATCTGCAACAACGGCTTTGCGGACAAGCTCGCCCTCATCTGGGAAGATCACTCCGGCACGGAAAAACGCTTCACCTATGACGACGTGCGGATCCTCTCCAACACCATCGCCACCTATCTGGGCAAGCTGGGGATTCACCCCGGCGAACGCGTCTGCCTGTTTATGGACCGCGTCCCGGAACTGTATATCGGCTTCTTAGGTGTGTTAAAAATGGGCGCCATCGTGCAGCCCCTGTTCTCGGCCTTCGGCGATGAATCGCTTTGGACGCGCCTCAACAACGCCGGCACCACCGCCATCATCACCCAGAAGAAGCATGTCACCAAGGTGCGCAAGATCCTCGGCACGCTGCCCAATTTGCGGCACATCATCGTTGTGGATGCCGCCGACATGCCCTTAAAAGAGCGCGAAGTGGCGATGGATATGGAAGGCATGGAGCGCGTCACGGATTATGACTGCTTCCCCTCCAGCGCGGAAACTCCCTCGGTGCTGCATTACACCTCCGGCACCACCGGCCAGCCCAAGGGCGCGCAGCATGTCCACTATTCCCTGATCTCCCAGTACCTCACCTCCAAGTGGGTGCTCGACCTTAAGCCCGATGACATCTACTGGTGCAATGCCGATCCGGGCTGGGTCACCGGCACCTCTTATGGAATCATCGGCCCGTGGTCCAACGGCATCACGCAGGTGGTGCTCGATTCCGGCTTCAACACTGAGCGCTGGTACCGCCTGATCGAGAAGCACAAGATTTCGGTCTGGTATTCCGCACCTACGGCTATCCGCCTGCTGATGCGTGAAGGCACCGACGTCGTCCGCAAGTTCGATCTTTCCTGCCTGCGCCATCTGGCCAGCGTCGGCGAGCCACTGAATGCCGAAGCCGTACTCTGGTCCATTGAAGCCTTCGGCAAGCCGTTCCATGACACCTTCTGGCAGACCGAGACCGGCAGCATCATGATCACCAATTTCCCCGGCATGAAGGTTAAGCCCGGCTCTATGGGCAAGCCGTTCCCCGGCATCACAGGCACGGTGCTCAATCCCCAGACCTATGAACCCTATGACCATCCCGGCAATGTGGGCCTCATCGCCCTCAAGCCCGGCTGGCCGTCCATGATTCGCGGCTACTACAACAATCCTACCGGTTATGCAGGCAAGTTCAAGAACGGCTGGTTCCTCTGCGGTGACCGCGCCAGCATCGATTCCGAAGGCTACTTCTGGTTTGTGGGACGCGATGACGATGTGATTAACACCGGCGGCCATTTGGTCGGCCCGTTTGAAATTGAATCGGCGCTGCTTGAGCATCCCGCCGTGGCCGAATCCGCCGCGGTGGCCAAGCCGGACAAGGTGAACATGGAAGTGGTCAAGGCCTTTGTGGCCCTGAAGCCCGGCTATGAAGCGGGGGACGATCTCGAACTGGAGATCATGAACCACATCCGCAAGCGCCTGTCCCCGCTGGCCATGCCGCAGGAAATCGAATTCGTCGAGTCGCTGCCCAAAACCCGCAGCGGCAAAATCATCCGCCGCATCCTCCGCTGCCAGGAGTTCGGCGAGCCCGTGGGAGATATTTCCACGCTGATGAATGAATAG
- a CDS encoding endonuclease domain-containing protein, with product MRTLNRNPVTEETRERARVLRKGSTKPEKILWRTLRAYQTGVKFRRQYPIGSYIADFYSPDLALVIEVDGGSHDTDDARSHDLVRDDYLRTCGLTVRRFTNYQVCHNLEEICSELAAIIESQRK from the coding sequence ATGCGGACTCTCAATCGTAATCCAGTGACCGAAGAAACTCGTGAGCGAGCCCGGGTCCTCCGCAAGGGCTCGACAAAGCCCGAGAAGATTCTTTGGAGAACGCTGCGGGCTTACCAGACAGGTGTTAAGTTTCGCAGGCAATACCCCATTGGATCGTACATTGCAGATTTCTATTCGCCAGATCTGGCCTTGGTCATTGAGGTGGATGGAGGCTCGCACGACACGGACGACGCTCGCTCGCATGACCTCGTGCGTGACGATTATCTGCGAACATGTGGGTTGACCGTAAGGCGATTCACGAATTATCAAGTGTGCCATAATCTCGAGGAGATCTGTTCCGAACTCGCCGCGATTATCGAGAGTCAACGTAAATAA
- a CDS encoding DUF3788 family protein, producing MPTLPQNAFPDKTKKPSEKDLAGALGPAAALWTDFLNHIREHCAPLSEEWKHGKTGWMMVSKKKTRTVCYLFPGNDHFTVAFVLGEKAVEVMRQSKLPKRIMDSMEAARPYAEGRGFYVECSKPADLKHLLTLVTIKMDS from the coding sequence ATGCCCACATTACCTCAAAACGCCTTCCCCGATAAAACGAAGAAGCCCTCCGAAAAGGACTTGGCAGGTGCCCTCGGCCCCGCCGCGGCGCTGTGGACGGATTTCCTGAATCACATCCGCGAGCACTGTGCGCCGCTCTCTGAAGAGTGGAAACACGGCAAGACCGGCTGGATGATGGTGTCCAAGAAGAAGACGCGCACGGTCTGTTATCTCTTTCCGGGGAATGACCACTTCACCGTGGCCTTCGTGCTGGGGGAGAAGGCGGTGGAGGTGATGCGGCAGAGCAAACTTCCCAAACGTATTATGGATTCCATGGAAGCCGCGCGGCCTTATGCCGAAGGCCGCGGCTTCTATGTGGAATGTTCCAAGCCCGCCGATTTGAAACATTTGCTGACACTTGTCACGATCAAGATGGATTCCTAA
- a CDS encoding phosphatase PAP2 family protein, whose protein sequence is MMMTVVTRRALGQFGEPVSRLMGARCLIFVFLLALLLPLLAVAKPCDSCKVAPDSVRRAAMMVYHVKPGVDFLYEQPPKSRYYTFPVKDFGGYFKTTFTKQNIPYIGAMVIATAFLVDRDQQITDYAKHLGDMWGLKHTNKQKPVIKWSLKLGGRPVDTPLNFPQDLESGMYFLGDGIVHSGIAVGLWGYGKIAKDDRALQTGTQCIEAILCTGAAIQILKHSFGRESAQVATAPGGKWRLFPSPAKYQRHVPNYDAMPSGHIATAMATVTVLADNYPEKKWIRPVGYTLMSALMYAMLNNGVHWASDYPLGISVGYTLAKVIDARSRTVLVDPNGQHHAAFIKSTDLAPYTAENGAGLSMNFHF, encoded by the coding sequence ATGATGATGACCGTAGTAACTCGCCGGGCTTTAGGGCAATTTGGCGAACCGGTGAGCCGTTTGATGGGTGCTCGCTGTTTGATTTTCGTATTCCTGCTGGCGTTGCTGCTGCCGTTGCTGGCGGTGGCCAAGCCGTGTGATTCCTGCAAAGTGGCTCCGGATTCGGTTCGCCGCGCGGCTATGATGGTCTACCATGTCAAGCCGGGTGTCGATTTTCTGTATGAGCAGCCTCCCAAGTCCCGCTACTATACCTTTCCGGTGAAGGATTTCGGCGGTTATTTCAAGACCACGTTCACCAAGCAGAATATTCCGTACATCGGCGCGATGGTCATCGCCACGGCGTTTTTGGTGGACCGTGACCAGCAGATTACCGATTATGCCAAGCATCTCGGTGACATGTGGGGCCTTAAGCACACCAACAAGCAGAAGCCGGTAATCAAGTGGAGTCTGAAGCTCGGCGGCAGGCCGGTGGATACTCCGCTGAACTTCCCGCAGGATCTTGAATCCGGGATGTATTTTTTGGGTGACGGCATCGTGCACAGCGGCATTGCCGTCGGCCTGTGGGGTTATGGCAAGATTGCCAAAGATGACCGCGCCCTTCAAACCGGAACCCAGTGCATCGAAGCGATTCTCTGCACGGGCGCGGCGATCCAGATTCTCAAGCACAGTTTTGGCCGGGAGAGCGCGCAGGTGGCGACGGCTCCCGGCGGCAAGTGGCGGCTGTTTCCCAGTCCCGCCAAGTATCAACGGCACGTTCCCAATTATGACGCCATGCCCAGCGGCCACATTGCCACGGCCATGGCCACGGTGACGGTGCTTGCCGACAACTATCCCGAAAAAAAATGGATTCGCCCCGTCGGCTACACCCTGATGAGCGCGCTGATGTACGCCATGCTGAATAATGGTGTGCACTGGGCCAGTGATTATCCGCTGGGAATTTCCGTCGGCTACACTCTGGCCAAGGTGATTGATGCCCGCTCCCGCACCGTGTTGGTTGACCCCAACGGCCAGCACCACGCCGCCTTTATCAAGTCCACCGATCTTGCCCCCTACACCGCCGAAAACGGCGCGGGGCTGAGTATGAATTTCCATTTCTGA
- a CDS encoding acyl carrier protein produces the protein MDEVKKMIREYVTREYLEDGDDRVITDTTPLITGGIVDSFSMVSLKRFLEKKYSIQIPDTDASPEAFDSVNSIAVVVAKFRKPA, from the coding sequence ATGGATGAAGTCAAGAAGATGATCCGCGAATACGTCACCCGTGAATACCTCGAAGATGGTGATGACCGGGTGATCACCGATACCACTCCGTTGATTACCGGCGGCATCGTGGATTCGTTCTCGATGGTCTCCCTCAAGCGCTTTCTCGAAAAGAAGTACAGCATTCAGATTCCCGACACCGATGCCAGCCCCGAAGCTTTCGACAGTGTGAACAGCATTGCCGTCGTCGTCGCCAAATTCCGCAAACCCGCCTAA
- a CDS encoding nitroreductase family protein, whose product MRKHILIAAAATLSLAAALLAADPATVTLPKPVTDGGKPLMQVLKERHTAREFKSDALPQAALSNLLWAAWGISRADNDHRTAPSAMNQQEIDIYVFTAEGVFLYDAKPHALKPVLSGDHRAAAGKQDFVATAPLSLVYVADQSKMGKTSSDADKAFYAAADCGFIAENVYLFCASEGLNCVVRGYVDRDAIAKTLNLHPEQKVLLGQTVGYPK is encoded by the coding sequence ATGCGTAAGCACATTCTGATAGCCGCTGCGGCAACCCTGTCGCTTGCGGCTGCACTTCTGGCGGCGGATCCGGCCACCGTCACGCTGCCTAAACCCGTCACCGACGGCGGCAAGCCGCTCATGCAGGTGCTGAAAGAACGGCACACGGCGCGCGAATTCAAAAGTGATGCGCTGCCGCAGGCCGCCCTCTCCAATTTGCTCTGGGCCGCATGGGGTATTAGCCGTGCGGACAACGATCACCGCACCGCGCCCTCCGCGATGAACCAGCAGGAAATCGACATCTATGTGTTCACCGCCGAAGGCGTCTTTCTCTACGATGCCAAACCCCACGCGCTGAAACCGGTGCTGTCCGGTGATCATCGTGCTGCCGCCGGAAAACAGGACTTCGTGGCCACCGCGCCGCTAAGTCTTGTCTATGTGGCCGATCAATCCAAAATGGGCAAAACATCCTCCGACGCCGACAAGGCCTTCTACGCCGCGGCAGACTGCGGGTTTATTGCCGAAAATGTCTACCTGTTTTGCGCGTCCGAAGGTTTGAACTGCGTGGTTCGCGGTTATGTGGACCGCGATGCCATTGCCAAGACGCTGAATCTGCACCCGGAGCAGAAAGTGCTGCTCGGGCAAACTGTAGGTTATCCCAAGTAG
- the kbl gene encoding glycine C-acetyltransferase, giving the protein MAYAGNVRETYQKELAGMKDAGLFKEERFIHAPQGAEIEVEFPSGASPKHVINLCANNYLGLSSHPEVIKAAHAGLDYRGYGMSSVRFICGTQDIHRQLENKITEFLGTEDTILFPSCMDANAGVFEAVLTDQDVMISDRLVHASIVDGMRLCKAMQDTYKHSDMGHLEEKLQEHQDKRNRLIITDGVFSMDGDLAKMDKIVELGEKYNAMVFTDESHSSGFIGKTGRGVHEHCGVFGKIDIITTTFGKALGGASGGCVSGRKEIVAMCRQKARPYLFSNTVAPVIVSGTLKVMDLIFTDTARRDKLEWNTNYWRKLLTDAGFDIKQGESPIVPVMLYNAKLAQDVARDLFAEGIYVVGFFFPVVAKGQARIRTQLSAAHDKAHLDKAIAAFTKIGAKYDILGKNKNQIIEKYGL; this is encoded by the coding sequence ATGGCATACGCTGGTAACGTTCGCGAAACCTATCAAAAAGAACTGGCCGGGATGAAAGACGCCGGTCTGTTCAAAGAAGAACGCTTCATCCACGCGCCGCAGGGCGCCGAGATCGAAGTGGAATTCCCGTCCGGCGCGTCTCCCAAGCACGTCATCAATCTCTGCGCCAATAACTACCTCGGCCTGTCCAGTCATCCCGAGGTCATCAAGGCCGCCCACGCGGGCCTCGATTATCGCGGCTACGGCATGTCGTCCGTGCGCTTTATCTGCGGCACGCAGGACATTCACCGTCAGCTCGAAAACAAGATCACCGAATTTCTCGGCACCGAAGACACCATTCTGTTCCCGTCCTGCATGGATGCCAACGCCGGCGTGTTCGAAGCCGTGCTTACCGATCAGGACGTGATGATCTCCGACCGCCTTGTCCATGCGTCCATCGTCGACGGCATGCGTCTCTGCAAGGCCATGCAGGATACCTACAAGCATTCCGACATGGGCCACCTCGAAGAGAAGCTGCAGGAGCATCAGGACAAGCGCAATCGCCTGATCATCACCGACGGCGTGTTCTCCATGGACGGCGACCTTGCCAAGATGGATAAGATCGTCGAACTGGGTGAAAAGTACAATGCCATGGTGTTCACCGACGAATCGCATTCCTCGGGCTTCATCGGCAAGACCGGACGCGGCGTGCATGAGCACTGCGGTGTGTTCGGCAAAATCGACATCATCACCACCACCTTCGGCAAGGCGCTGGGCGGCGCATCCGGCGGCTGCGTTTCCGGCCGTAAAGAGATCGTGGCCATGTGCCGTCAGAAGGCGCGTCCCTATCTGTTCTCCAACACCGTCGCGCCGGTCATCGTCTCCGGCACGCTCAAGGTAATGGATCTGATCTTCACCGATACCGCCCGCCGCGACAAGCTGGAGTGGAACACCAACTACTGGCGCAAACTGCTCACCGATGCCGGTTTCGACATCAAGCAGGGTGAAAGCCCCATTGTCCCTGTGATGCTCTACAATGCCAAGCTGGCGCAGGATGTGGCCCGCGATCTGTTCGCCGAAGGCATCTACGTCGTCGGTTTCTTCTTCCCCGTGGTGGCCAAGGGCCAGGCGCGCATTCGCACTCAGCTCTCCGCCGCCCATGACAAGGCTCATCTGGACAAAGCCATCGCCGCCTTCACCAAGATCGGCGCCAAGTACGACATCCTCGGCAAAAACAAAAACCAGATCATCGAAAAGTACGGCCTGTAG
- the hemL gene encoding glutamate-1-semialdehyde 2,1-aminomutase — MNQSESLFERAKRVLPGGVNSPVRAFKGVGGTPVFITSAEGCTLTGADGEHYIDYIGSWGPMIAGHAHPHVTKAIERAARRGTSFGTPSPAEVELAEEIIRRVPSVEKVRMVNSGTEATMSAIRLARAATKRDVIIKFAGDYHGHADYFLIKAGSGVATLGLPNSPGVTRGAAADTRNARYNDLASVEAIFKAEPGKIAAVIVEPVAGNMGVVPPAKGFLEGLRTLCDAHGALLVFDEVMTGFRVHKAGAQGLYGIRPDLSTFGKVIGGGLPVGAYGGRADLMSMIAPEGPVYQAGTLSGNPLAMAAGLATLELLDDDAYVRLERTSALLEDGLRRVCREAGIPAAIQRVGSMLTLFFSPQPVVNADDASDADHARFAQFFTRMLKSGVHLPPSGYEAWFVSLAHDEHAVQKTVDAARKALV, encoded by the coding sequence ATGAACCAATCCGAATCCCTCTTCGAACGCGCCAAGCGCGTTCTTCCCGGCGGTGTCAATTCCCCGGTACGCGCCTTTAAGGGCGTGGGTGGCACGCCGGTCTTCATCACCTCCGCCGAAGGCTGTACGCTGACCGGCGCGGACGGCGAGCATTATATCGACTACATCGGATCGTGGGGACCGATGATTGCCGGTCACGCGCATCCGCACGTGACAAAAGCCATCGAGCGCGCCGCACGGCGCGGAACGAGTTTCGGAACTCCGTCACCGGCGGAAGTGGAACTGGCCGAAGAGATCATTCGCCGCGTGCCGTCCGTGGAGAAGGTGCGGATGGTGAACTCGGGCACCGAGGCCACGATGAGTGCGATCCGGCTGGCGCGCGCGGCGACGAAGCGGGATGTGATTATCAAGTTCGCCGGAGATTATCACGGGCATGCGGACTATTTTTTGATCAAGGCCGGAAGCGGCGTGGCAACGCTGGGTTTGCCCAACAGTCCCGGCGTGACCAGGGGCGCGGCAGCGGACACGCGCAATGCGCGCTACAATGACCTGGCGTCGGTGGAAGCCATCTTCAAGGCTGAACCGGGCAAGATAGCCGCGGTGATTGTGGAACCGGTGGCGGGAAACATGGGCGTCGTGCCGCCGGCGAAAGGATTTCTTGAGGGCTTGCGCACGCTGTGCGATGCGCACGGCGCGCTGCTGGTGTTCGACGAGGTGATGACGGGATTTCGGGTGCACAAGGCGGGAGCACAGGGGCTGTACGGCATTCGGCCCGACCTCTCGACCTTCGGCAAGGTGATTGGAGGCGGGCTTCCGGTGGGAGCGTACGGCGGTCGCGCGGACCTGATGAGCATGATTGCGCCGGAAGGTCCCGTCTATCAGGCGGGCACACTGTCGGGAAATCCGCTGGCGATGGCGGCGGGACTGGCAACGCTGGAACTGCTGGATGATGACGCCTATGTCCGGCTGGAGCGCACCTCCGCCCTGCTCGAAGATGGACTGCGCCGGGTTTGCCGCGAGGCGGGTATTCCCGCCGCGATTCAGCGAGTCGGCTCGATGCTGACGCTGTTCTTCTCGCCACAACCGGTGGTGAATGCGGATGATGCTTCAGACGCGGATCACGCGCGGTTCGCCCAGTTCTTCACGCGGATGCTGAAGAGCGGCGTACACCTGCCGCCCAGCGGCTATGAAGCATGGTTTGTGTCACTGGCACACGATGAGCATGCGGTGCAGAAGACGGTGGATGCGGCAAGGAAAGCGCTCGTCTAA
- the hemB gene encoding porphobilinogen synthase, which produces MSFPTDRPRRLRRTETLRRLVQETHLHADDLVQPLFVVPGEKVKTEISSMPGQYHLSVDQAAEEALRIRDAGVPGIILFGLPQYKDEIGSTAYDDNGEVQRAVRAIKHAAPDLLVMTDVCLCEYTSHGHCGVISHQTVANDPTLDLLGKTALSHARAGADIVAPSDMMDGRVRAIREALDSEGFDEIAILSYAVKYASAYYGPFRAAADSAPQFGDRRGYQMDPANVLEALREAELDLAEGADMIMVKPGIAYLDVLSLVKKTFNRVTAAYQVSGEYAMIEAAAQRGWIDRQRIILETLLSFKRAGADFILTYHASEVATWLKG; this is translated from the coding sequence ATGAGCTTTCCCACTGACCGCCCACGCAGATTGCGGCGCACCGAAACCCTGAGGCGGCTTGTGCAGGAGACGCATTTACATGCGGACGACCTGGTGCAGCCGTTGTTTGTTGTTCCCGGCGAGAAAGTCAAGACCGAAATCAGCAGCATGCCGGGGCAGTACCATCTGTCGGTGGATCAGGCCGCGGAAGAGGCGCTGCGGATTCGCGATGCCGGAGTGCCGGGGATTATTCTGTTCGGTCTGCCGCAGTACAAGGATGAGATCGGCAGCACGGCCTACGACGACAACGGCGAAGTGCAGCGGGCCGTGCGCGCCATCAAGCACGCCGCGCCGGATTTGCTGGTGATGACGGACGTCTGCCTGTGCGAATATACGAGCCACGGACACTGCGGAGTGATTTCGCACCAGACCGTAGCCAATGACCCGACACTGGATTTGCTGGGCAAAACGGCGCTCAGTCATGCGCGCGCGGGCGCGGATATCGTGGCTCCATCGGACATGATGGATGGACGGGTGCGCGCCATTCGAGAGGCACTGGACTCGGAAGGCTTTGACGAGATTGCGATTCTTTCATATGCCGTAAAGTATGCATCGGCGTATTACGGGCCGTTCCGCGCGGCGGCGGACAGCGCGCCGCAGTTCGGCGACCGGCGCGGCTACCAGATGGATCCGGCCAATGTGCTGGAAGCGTTGCGCGAGGCGGAACTGGACCTGGCCGAGGGCGCGGACATGATCATGGTCAAGCCGGGTATTGCCTACCTCGACGTGCTGTCGCTGGTGAAGAAGACCTTCAACCGTGTGACGGCGGCATACCAGGTATCGGGCGAATATGCGATGATCGAGGCCGCGGCGCAGCGGGGTTGGATCGACCGCCAGCGGATTATTCTGGAAACACTCTTGTCATTCAAGCGCGCGGGCGCGGATTTCATATTGACGTATCACGCGTCCGAAGTGGCGACGTGGCTTAAGGGATAA
- the hemA gene encoding glutamyl-tRNA reductase, with protein MKLEMIGLSHKTSTVETRQRAAIGPERIARVAEELLAMDHMEGVVIVSTCNRVELYLSPQVHTPPSALRDVFQRICNLTAEEAAATYYHRDHAAVMHLFRVASGLDSQMLGEVQILGQVKTSYHDALELACTNSVLNTLFLRAIECGKLVRHRTAISQGAVSVAYAAVDVAQRVFGNLTKHKILLVGAGDTIRLASKYLADGGAVQWRISNRTKANAKVLADEVGAQVVDFPPSADDIAWADVVVSATSSPVPVVTAATAKKALEQRRDPSLLLDLAMPCDIEASLKNLDNVYLYTVDDFKEIVAANLKAREKEAQRAEKLVEKEVERFVEWYRENRVAPTIQQLQEVLESIRSSEVQNSVKRFTPENHAQVDEFSKSLMRKVTSLIIANMKRASMDKNDLSLARAVAQAFASPKSDVNDVLEKLDHELSH; from the coding sequence ATGAAACTGGAAATGATCGGCCTCAGTCATAAGACGTCGACGGTGGAGACACGGCAGCGGGCGGCGATCGGTCCGGAGCGGATCGCCCGCGTGGCCGAGGAGTTGCTGGCAATGGACCACATGGAAGGCGTGGTGATCGTGTCCACCTGCAATCGCGTCGAGCTTTACCTTTCACCGCAAGTGCACACTCCGCCCTCGGCACTGCGGGATGTTTTCCAGCGAATATGCAATCTGACGGCGGAAGAGGCGGCGGCAACCTATTACCACCGCGACCATGCGGCGGTGATGCATCTGTTTCGCGTGGCGTCGGGATTGGATTCGCAGATGCTGGGGGAAGTGCAGATTCTGGGGCAGGTGAAGACGTCCTATCACGACGCGCTGGAACTGGCCTGTACCAACTCGGTGCTGAATACGCTGTTTCTGCGCGCGATTGAATGCGGTAAACTGGTGCGGCATCGCACGGCGATTTCGCAGGGCGCGGTATCGGTGGCGTACGCGGCGGTGGATGTGGCGCAGCGGGTGTTCGGCAATCTGACGAAGCACAAGATTTTGCTGGTGGGCGCGGGAGATACAATCCGGCTGGCGTCGAAATACCTTGCCGACGGCGGCGCTGTGCAATGGCGGATCAGCAACCGGACCAAAGCGAACGCAAAGGTTCTGGCCGATGAAGTGGGCGCGCAGGTGGTGGATTTTCCGCCGAGCGCGGATGATATTGCCTGGGCGGATGTGGTGGTCTCGGCGACCAGTTCTCCGGTACCGGTGGTGACGGCGGCCACGGCGAAGAAGGCGCTGGAACAGCGGCGTGATCCTTCGCTGCTCCTGGATCTGGCCATGCCGTGCGACATCGAGGCGAGCCTGAAGAATCTTGACAACGTTTACCTGTATACGGTAGACGATTTCAAAGAAATCGTAGCGGCGAACCTGAAGGCGCGTGAAAAGGAAGCGCAGCGGGCGGAGAAGCTGGTGGAGAAAGAAGTGGAGCGCTTCGTCGAATGGTACCGCGAGAACCGCGTGGCGCCGACGATTCAGCAGCTTCAGGAGGTGCTGGAGAGCATCCGCAGCAGCGAAGTGCAGAACAGTGTGAAGCGCTTCACGCCGGAGAATCACGCGCAGGTAGACGAGTTTTCCAAGAGCCTGATGCGCAAGGTAACGAGCCTGATTATCGCGAATATGAAACGGGCCAGCATGGACAAGAATGATTTGAGCCTGGCCCGGGCCGTGGCGCAGGCCTTTGCCTCGCCGAAGAGTGATGTGAACGACGTTTTAGAGAAACTGGACCATGAGCTTTCCCACTGA